The Nitrospiria bacterium genome contains the following window.
CATCTGACTCAAACGGTTGAGTAACAAATGGGGATCATCTAAGTGGTAAAGGATCCCCGCTACCAAAGCCATATCAAATGTTCCATACTTTTCTTGGGAGATTTTTCTCACATCATCCAGATAAAATTTGGCTTCCTCCAAACCGTAAAGGTTTTTGATCACACAACATTTAATGAAATTTTCAGGCCTCCCCTCGATGGCTGTCACTTTGCGGGCACCCATTTGACATAATTTTAACGTGTTCCCACCCTCCAAGGGCCCCAACTCCAGAATCGATAAATCTTTCACATTAAAGAAATTTTGAATTTCGGGAAGATTCAGGGGGGAAATTCTCTCCCTTGAATAATCGGTTTCCCCCCCGTAAGCACTTCCTTCTATTTCAAATCGGGTTTGCCAAAAAGGAAAATATTGAAAAATGCGTCCATAACCGAATGGGTCCCCATTTTTTTGAGAATTTTGTAATTCGTTGAATGAATGACGAACCCGTGTTTGAGTAAACTTTAGGATTTCATGTAAATTCCCTAAAATAGCCTTTCCCCACCTTCCCAAACGCCCCTCCTGTCTCCTTCCCTATTTCTAAAATTTCTTCAAAATTCCTACTTTAAAAATTTTCTTTACGATTTACCCTAGGACCAAAATATCACAATGATTTATCTTTGCAATACATAGGATCATTTTTTCTTGTTCCTTTTTTAGCGTTCCCTTTTCCTCATTTGGCCTTCGTCTCCCAAAATTAAAATGCCCTCGAAAAGAGGGCATCAATAAAAAGAATACCTGGTGGAGCGGAAGGGGAATCTCACACGCTCGTTTCTAGTGAACTCGCTTTCCCCAGGGGGCCAGCCCCCTAGGGCGTCCTGAAAATTCCAGGACTGTGACCCCCGAAGAATAAGGGAGCCTCTCCCCTAAAACTCCTCGTTCGATCCCCCTCTACAATAATGTACTCAAATTGGGGGTAAGAAGTTGTTTTCCGGAATTGGGAAAAATGGATGGTGGAGCGGAAGGGGATCGAACCCTCGACCTTCGCATTGCGAACGCGACGCTCTCCCAACTGAGCTACCGCCCCACATTAAAACCACGAACTAATTCCTGAGGAAAGTTTGTTATTAAGCCTAGTCGTTTCTCCCGACCAGTCCCACTTTTAAAATATTTCTCCCTTGAAATTGCTTCTTCTCGCGTCTCAAATTTCTCGGAGTAAACAAGTTTGTATGGCTTCCATCCCTTTAACGAAGCAGTCCCCCCTGACCAATGTTCTTTTAAGCGCCGCTCCAAGTCATTCGTATGTCCAACATAAAAACGATTATTTCGAATCGACTTCAAAATATTAACATACATCTGCGAACCAGCCGCTCCCTGCCTGCCGGCAGGTCCCAACTGAGCTACCGCCCCATACCAATTCAATATACTCTTATCTCTCCAGGGTAACTCCAACCTCTTCAATACCGAAAACCTGAAGGGTTTTTTCGAAGAATAACTCCAAAATACCGGTTTAAAAAATGATGCCGCGAAAAAAGGCTTAGCAAGGGGCGCCTTCTTTTTCCCAAGCGTTTTAATTCAACCAATATCCCCGTGTGCCGGGGCTCCATTTGGAGGCCCTGGTAAAATGTTTTGATGGCTTTCGGCTTTTGTCCGCGCAATAGGTAGACCCTTCCCAAATTCAAAAAATGATCTCCCTTGGGCTCCCCTCTTGAAACAACTTTCCGGCATAGCTGGAGGCCTTCCTCAATTTCACCCTGAACATAGGCGAGGGTATATCCATAAAATGAAATTAAATCCAATGGAATGACATCGGAGTTTTTCTCTACCCTAGCAAAAGCTTTCTCAAAGCAATAATGGGCTTCTTCCGGCTTACCTTCTTTAAGGTAAAGGCGCCCCAATTGAATATACTCTTCACCCTTCCCAACCTCACCCATGACCTTTAACCCCTTGGGATTCTTTCGGAGGACCCCCTGTCTGAACCGCTGTTCCCATTACGTGAACCACCAAAATTTCTTTTTTAAACTGCTCATACTGAAACCGGACACCCACTATGGCATTGGCATTCAATTTTACCGCTTCTATTTTTAGATCACTGGTAGCGATGGCGATGGCCTTATTCAGAAGATCTTGAAATGAGGTATTTCGAAGTCCACCCACCTCTTTGATGGATGATAAAATAGTTTCAAGAGAATCCAATTTGATTGCAGCATCGGCATGAACCAACCCGCGGTAGAAATGGATCTTCTCCCCTTCAAGGGTTTCAGTGGTTGTGACCAAGACCTCCTGAAGTTTCTGCAAGCTCATAGAAAGGGGAGATTCTTTCCCGTCCTGTGGCCTCCGAACTTTAAAAGAAACGCTTTTCCTCTCCTCAACTTCAAAACCCCTTTGAGGATCTTCTTTTTCTTCCGGGTGAAGGCTTACTGAAACGCCTTCTTGGTAAGGGGTAGTGAGCTCGTCTGCCTGAATTTCTTTTTCTTTTATTTCTATTTTTTTTACCTCTTTTACTTCCCTTTCTGGTTCAATATTTTTTGGGGTTTCCTGAGGTTTTGGATTTTCCTTCAAAGGCGAGATTGGCAACCCTTGGTTTTGTTGATGTTTCGGAATAATCTTTTCTGGAGCACCTTTTGGGCTTATCTCTCGAACGGGTTTGGGTTTTTTCCATCCTTGTTCGATTCCTTGGGGCGAAGGGGGTGAGACTGATTTCAGTAGGGTGTGACATTCGCCACAAACATTTCCTTCTTGTTGGTTATACCCACAATTGGGACAAAGCATCTCTACCCACAGGTTAATGGGTTAGCAAGGGTCATTTCTTTCTGGTGACTAAAATCCTGGACGAAAACTTGCCGACCTTCAACATTGATCCTTCCTTCTGCAAACCACTGTATCGCCAGAGGATAAATCCGATGCTCTTGGTCGAGAATCCGGGAAGATAAGCTTTCTTCCGTATCATCCGGAAATACGGGGACAGCCGCTTGGACAATAATGGGGCCGCCATCCATTTCTTCTTCTACTAAGTGTACCGTACAACCGGAAATTCGAACACCATAATCAAGGGCCTGTTTTTGGGCTTTAAGCCCTCGAAAGGCTGGAAGGATTGAAGGATGAATATTGATTATTCGGTTTTTAAAAGCCTGGATAAGAACCGTGGATAAAAGTCTTCGATAACCCGCAAGGACAACCAGATCCACATGAGAGCTCTCCAAAATCTTTACAAGAGCCCGTTCATGGGCTTCCCGACTCCCAAACGAAGAGGCTTCGACACACACATTTTGTACATTCAATTTTTTTGCTCGTTCAAGAGCCTCCACCTCAGGACGGTCACTAATGACAACATTCACATTTGCCAAAAGGCTCCCCTTCCCAATCGCATCCAAAATGGCTTGGAAATTACTCCCGCGTCCAGAAACCAAAATCCCTAACCCTATTCGTTCCTTAACCATAACAAACCTGACCCGAACCTTCGGAAATTTTCCCAATCAAAAAAGCCTTTTCTCCCAGACCTTTTGCGGCCTTTAACATCCCCTCTTCCACTCCACCGGGAACCACCATGATCAACCCTATCCCCATATTAAATACCCGAAACATTTCTGTTTCCGATAGCTCTCCTTTTTCCGAAAGAAAACCAAAAATGGAGGGGGTTTCCCAAGACTCCCGACGGATGACTGCTGATAACCCTTTGGGTAGGATACGGGGAACGTTTTCAGTTAACCCTCCCCCCGTAATATGGGCAATTCCTTTGACCGGGAACTCACTCACCAATTTTAAAACGGATTTTACGTAGATTCGGGTAGGGGTCATGAGTTCCTCACCTAGGTTTTTTTTTAGTTCAGGGACAAACCCATCCAAGGGCATTTTTAACTGTTCCAACAAAAGTTTACGAACCAAAGAAAACCCATTACTATGCAATCCGGAGGAAGCAAAACCAATTATTTGATCCCCCGCTTTAATGCTCCGACCATTAATCATCTTTTCTTTGTCAACCACCCCGACACAAAAACCCGCTAAATCAAACTCCCCTTCCTGATAAAAAGAAGGCATTTCGGCAGTTTCCCCACCTAAAAGTGAACAGCCCGCTTGTTTACATCCCTCCACAATTCCCTTCATAACTTCTAAAGACTGTTCCGCTTCTAATTTTCCTACGGAAAGGTAATCTAAAAAAAAGAGCGGCTCTGCACCCACCACAGCCACATCGTTAACACACATGGCAACGAGATCAATTCCAATGGTATTGTATTGATTTAGCAGAAAGGAAAGTTTTAATTTCGTTCCAACCCCATCGGTCCCCGAAACCAAAACAGGTTGACGATACTTTTTGAGGTCCAGGCAAAAAAGCCCTCCGAACCCACCTATATCCGATAGGACTTCGGGCCGGTGGGTTTCACGGACTAGGGGGGTGAGCATTTTAACAAATTTATTTCCTTCGTCGATATTGACGCCGGCCCGCTGATAATCCAATGGACTTTTTTCCACCATGGGTGCATCATAACTCAAAAACCCACATCCGTCAAACGGTCCGGCAGGGCCAAAACTTATATTTTTCAAGAGATAAGGTAAAAAAATTACTCTGAATCATCCCTAGTTTCCTTCAATCGACCCAAAGCAAATTTGGCTGCTTGTTGCTCCGCTTCTTTCTTACTTCGCCCTCTCCCTTGACCAAAGAGTTTTCCTTTAATACGTAATTCCACTTCAAATTCTTTACAATGGTCTGGCCCTGCTTCCTCCACCAACCGGTAGACTGGCAGCACTTCAAAATTTCTCTGGGAAAACTCTTGAAGGTCAGTTTTATAATCCCTGGACCCATCATGCAATTGGGAATGAAGCTGGCCCAAATCGAATGTTGCCAATATAAAGGACCTCACTTTTTCCAACCCCCCATCCAGAAAAATGGCTGCAATAATAGCTTCCAAGGTATTGGCCAAAATAGAATCTTTTGCTCTTCCCCCAGTTAATTCCTCTCCCCGACCTAATCGTATATAAGATCCCAGATCCCACCGATGAGCAACGGAGGCCAAAAAGGGTTCACTGACTATTCTGGCCTTTCGCTTTGAAAGCTCTCCTTCTTGAGAAGTTGGAAAATGGAAGATCAGATACTCACGGATGACCAAATCCAAAACAGCATCCCCTAAAAATTCCAACCGTTCATTGTCAGGGGAGGAGGATTCTCTAAACTCGTTGAGAAACGACTTATGAGTGATGGCCTCTTCGAGGAGGGATACATTGTGAAAAGAATGCTTTAAAAAATTTTGAAGGGTTAATAAAAGGTCCCTGGACATGTTGGTCTGATTGCTCCTCTGTAACATTTAACCAATGAACATTCACATCAACCTTGCCAACAGGGTTGATCAGGTTACCCGGAAAATTTTTTAAAAACAAGACAAGCATTGGTTCCACCAAAACCAAAGGAATTGGATAGGCTACTTTCAATATTCGTTTTTCGTGCTTTATTAGGGACATAGTCCAGATCACATTCAGGATCAGGGACTTCGTAATTAATAGTCGGGGGAATAATCCCATGATAAAGGGCCAAAATTGAAAATATGGCCTCAATCCCTCCCGCCGCCCCCAGTAAGTGACCCGTCATGGATTTGGTAGAACTCACAGGAATTCGATAGGCAGCTTCACCAAATACCTGTTTGATTGCAGCGGTTTCTACTTTATCTGCAAAGGTAGAGGTGGCATGAGCATTAATATATCCAATCTGCGAAGGGTCCAAACTGGAGTCCTTAAGGGCCATACTCATGCACCGCATTGCTCCCTCCCCATCTTCTGGTGGTGAAGTAATATGGAATGCATCTCCGGTCATGGCATAACCCACTAACTCAGCGTAGATCCGTGCTTTTCGTCTTTTTGCGTATTCGAGCTCTTCCAGAATTAAAATACCGGCCCCCTCACCAAGTACAAACCCGTCCCTTCCTCGATCAAAAGGGCGACTGGCCCTTTGGGGTTCATCATTTCTTACAGAAAGGGCTCTGGAAGAGGCAAATCCCGCTACGCACAGAGGAGTTATTGCAGCTTCGGTTCCACCCGCAATCATGACATCTGCTTCTCCTCTCTGAATTATCCTAAAAGCATCCCCAATGCAATGGTTCCCAGTTGCACACGCGGTGACGGCAGCAGAATTTGGCCCTTTGGCCCCAAAACGGATAGCAATATGGCCCCCTGCCAAATTGATAATACTCATGGGAATAAAGAAGGGGGTAACCCGTTTAGGACCTTTCTCCAATAAGATCTTGTGCCACTCTTCGATGGCATGAAGACCCCCAATCCCGGAACCCACCACGACGCCTAATCTTTCGTTCCCTTTTTCCTGAATAGGAAGTCTGGAGTCATCAACGGCCATCTGACTGGCGGCGATTGCAAACTGGATAAACGTATCAACCTTTTTAATCTCCTTCTGCTCTAAGAAGGATCGAGGGTTAAACCCTTTTACTTCCGCCGCAATTTGACAAGGATATCCGGACGCATCAAACCCTTGGATTTTACCCACCCCGGACTTTCCCTCGCAAAGGCTATTCCACGTATCCTGAACATTGAGTCCAAGGGGAGTGATGGCCCCACACCCCGTGACCACAACTCTTTTTTCCAGAAGATCACCCCATTTCTTCTCTTAAAATATAAAAAGACAGCATTTTTTAAAGTTTTTCTTTAATATAATCGATCGCGTTTTGGACCGTGAGGATTTTCTCCGCATCTTCATCTGGAATTTCAATACTAAATTCCTCTTCAAAGGCCATTACCAACTCCACCGTATCCAGTGAGTCGGCTCCTAAATCCTCAACAAAGGAGGCCTCTGGGGTTACCTCCTCTTCCTCCACACCTAGCTGTTCAGCAATAATTTTCCTAATTTTCTGCTCCACGGCCATTCCTCCCTTCACCTCCTCTTTCATAATTCTCTCCCTTTCTTTAATTGTGAAAACAAAAAAACCATTTCATGGTATTTAACCCATCCACATACCACCATTGACATGGATCACTTGCCCCGTGATATATGATGCATCCTCAGAAACCAGAAATCGGACTACCCTTGCAATTTCTTCAGGTGACCCCAACCTCCCCAAAGGAATCTGCTGGAGAAGCTTTTGTTTGGTCTCATCTGAAAGGATCTGTGTCATCGATGTATCAATAAAACCGGGGGCAACCGCATTGGCAGTAATCCCACGGAGGGCATACTCCCGGGCAGTTGTTTTGGTAAAACCGATCACAGCCGCTTTAGAAGCGGAATAGTTACCTTGACCTGCATTCCCGGAGACCCCCACGATTGAAGCAATATTCACGATTCTCCCATATCTTTGTTTTGCCATAAATGATAAAGCTTCTTTCGTACAAAGGAAAGTTCCTTTTAGATTTACCGCAATCACAAGGTCCCACTCCTCTTCCTTCATACGTAATAAAAGGTTATCCCGGGTAACTCCCGCGTTATTGACCAATATATCGATCCGTCCCCATCGCTGTTGTGTTTCTTTCACGCTCCTTTGAACATCGGATTGCTTTGCCACATCGGTTTTTAGCGCTATGGCTTCCTGATTCATCTGGGAGATTTCCTTCGCAACTATTTGAGCCTGCTCTTCCTGAATATCGGAAACGGCGACTCTCGCCCCAGCCTCAGCCAACGACAGTGAAATCGAGCGACCGATTCCCTGTCCCCCTCCTGTCACCAACGCCACTTTATTTTTTAAGACCAAATCTTCCATGGATTTAATTGTTTACACCCTTTCAAGTCTTTCTGAGAATCATAAATCTTCTCGAACCGTTGTTTTTATAGAAAACTCAGGGTTATCACGAAATTTCGAGTTAATTCAAGACAAAAAAAACATATCCGAAAAAAGCTTAAACTCTTCCCCCCAGAAAACAAAATTAGACTTTGGAGTAGAATAAAAAATTCTTCTGTGAAACCCAAGGGTTAAACCAGGAAACCAAACCTTTGCAAGAACAGCCCGATATTGATAAAATTTTTTTCCGATGTCAACAAAAATTTTTGATAAAAGGTTTTTGCATGGATGGTCAAGTAATGATCAATTTTTTAAAAAGACGAATATAAAAGGGCTCAGCCCCTACCATCGAAGCAATATCGCTCCCCAGGTTAAACCACTTCCGAAAGCGCCTAAAACAACAAGATCCATGGGAGAAATCTTTCCCGTCCGAACGGCCTCATCCAAGGCAATGGGAATGGATGCAGCAGAGGTATTTCCATATCGGTCCCCATTGAAAAAAACCTTATTCATAGGTAGTCCTAATCGATCTGCAGTAGCCTTTAAAATACGGTAATTTGCTTGGTGAGGGATAAAAAGGCTAATTTGATCCAGGGTTAAACCATTTTCTCTCAAGGCTTCGCGGGTCACCTCCTCCAAAGTCTTCACAGCAATTTTAAAGGTTTCGTTTCCCCTCATCTTAATATATTGGGAACCACCCTTCAGCAAGGTTTCTGAAGGCGGCTCTTTTGAGCCCCCCCCCGGGACATAAATTAAATCCCAATAGGCGCCATCTGAATGAAGATGGCTGGAAAGAATTCCCCTTTCCTCAAGAGTTGGTTTTAAAACAACCGCCCCTGCCCCATCTCCAAACAGGACACAGGTAGACCGGTCCTTCCAATTTGTAATTTTTGACATCACCTCTGCCCCGATGACCAACACCGTTTGATAGGTTCCACTCCGGATATATTGATCACCCACTGAGAGGGCAAAAATAAACCCCGAACAGGCTGCAGCAAGATCAAAAGCAACCGCCCTCTTGGCCCCCAACCGATTCTGGATGAGACATGCTGTAGAGGGAAACAACATATCGGGAGTTGTCGTTGCAACCAGAATGAGGTCAATCTCCATTGGATCAATTTTCGCTTCTTCTAATGCCTTCTGAGCAGCCGGGAACCCTAAATCGGAAGAAGCCTCTTTTTCATCGGCAATTCGACGCTCCCGAATTCCAGTTCGGTCTAAAATCCATTGGTCGGTTGTATCAACCATTTTCTCGAAATCTTTATTGGTAAAAACTGTTTTGGGAACAAAGGAGCCGGTCCCAACAATACATGAACGAAGCCCCCCAGACGGGTCAGCCATTATTTCTTTTCCCTTTCTTTCTCCTCGGGGTTCATTTGGCGCTCAATATCTCTTTGAATAGCCTCATTCACCCTTTGTTCTAATGCCTGTTTGGCCATTTTGATTGCATTTTTAATCGCCTTCCCGGATGATCTTCCATGACAAATTATGCTTACCCCATTGACCCCCAATAAATGAGCCCCTCCATATTCGGCATAATCCACTTTTTTTTTGAAACGGTTCAAGGCGGGTTTCAAGAGCAGGTATCCCAAAACTCCCAGACTGGATCCCTCGATTTCTCTTTTTAAAAAATTACCAATGGTATCCGCAAGACCCTCACTGACCTTTAAAACCACATTTCCAATAAACCCATCACAGACAATTACGTCTGCGTTTCCATTATAAACATCACGCCCCTCAACATTACCAATAAAGTTAAGGTCTCTTTCCCGAAGGAGCCGAAAGGTTTCCTTTGTTAATTCATTCCCTTTAATAGCCTCTTCACCGATACTTAAAAGCCCCACCCTTGGATTGACCTTTCCCTGAACCCGCCGGGCAAATTCTTCCCCCATTATGGCAAACTGTAAAAGGTTATTGGGCTTACAATCTACATTGGCCCCAACATCCAGTAAAAGGGCAGAGCCTTGAAGGGTGGGTAACACGGTGGCAATGGCAGGCCGATCCACCCCTTTGAGGGGGCCCAAAATAAACAAGGCGGTGGCCATGGCGGCACCGGTATTTCCCGCACTAATCACTGCTTCCGCTTTTCCTTCTTTGATCAAATGGGTCGCAACCCAAATGGAAGAATTCTTTTTTTTCCGAATCGCGTGGGAAGGGGACTCATCCATTTCCACTTTTTCCGGGGCATGAACGATTCGAAGATTGGGTCTCTCACCTCCCATTTTTTTTAACAAAGGGGAAAGGACGGCTTCATTTCCCACACAAATAAGTTCGACATCGTATTCGAGGATAGCGGAAATGGCCCCTTCCATGATAGCCTCTGGGGCATTATCCCCACCCATGGCATCAATGGCAATTCTCATCCTTGCACTCCAGAATTTAAATCCTTAAAGGGGTATGATAGGGTTGAAGAGAATTCAAAAAGAGGATAAAACTTAAGACTCCTTCACGGCAATAACATCCATCCCTTTATAAGAACCACATTTCATACAAACCCGGTGAGGAAGTTTTGGCTCTTGGCATTGAGGACAGAGGACCACGCTGGGAGCCCTCAATTTATAATGGGTTCTTCTTTTATCCCGCCGTGATTTGGAAATTTTATGTTTTGGGTGTGCCATATAAATTCCTTTTTTTCAATTATATTTCCGAGTCCCTCAAGAAAAATAATCTTGAAGGATAGAAAAAGGTCCCAGGGGTTTCTCCGCTTCACAACCACAAGGACCGTTATTTAAATTGCTTCCGCACCGATTGCATAACCCCAAACAGGACTCCCTGCAAAGGGGACGAAAGGGCAAAGCTAAAATTACATTTTCCCTAATTAAACTTTCTAAATCTATAGTCTCCCCGGAATAAAAATGAATCTCCAAGGAGCCATCATAGGACTCATCTTCGGTTTGCCCCTCCCCGTCAGAAAGGAACTGTGAATGGATAGCCACCTTTAAAGGCTGGGTAAATTCACTTAAGCAACGGCCGCATTCCAAAAACAAGGTTGTAAAAATCTCTCCCTCTATGGTAACCAATTCTTGAAATTTCTCAATGGCCAGGTCTACGGAAATTATATTTTTTAATTCCACTCCGGTAGAGTTTAGATCCATTTGAATGGCAGGCAAATCGCAACGAAGGGTCAACCCCTCTTTGGGGATTTCATTGGGCCGAATATACACTGGATCTATTTTCTTTCCTAAATCGACCAAGTATAAAGTGTCCTTTTTCCTCTGTCAAGCCAAAAGGGGCAAAAACACCGAGGTTTCTGGGAAGGAATTAAGGTGTTATTATGCTGCCTAAACCCATTTTAAAAGGCCAAATTTTCCTCTGAAAGCGATAAATTAGCCTTTGGGTTTAAATCAAAGGAAGAGTAAATCCCCTTCTGAAAAAGATAGCACCCTACCAGCCCCACCATCCCCGCATTATCGGTAGAGAGAAACGGGGATGGAAAAAAAGGGTCAATCCTCTCTTCGGACCCTTTTTGGAACATCTGCTTCCTCAATAGTGAGTTTGCAGAAACACCCCCCCCAACCACAATTTGACTTACACCTGATCTTTTGGCAGCTTGTAGCCCCTTTTCTACTAAAACATCAACTACTGCTTGTAGAAAACTTGAAGCAAGGTCGGGAAGCTGATTTTCCAATTCCTCTTTTGAATAAACATTCTTTCCTAAATAATCACGTAGAGCAGTCTTCACTCCGCTAAAACTAAAATCTAAAGAGTCTGGACCTAAATACGCCCTGGGAAAATCAATTTTAGGGGTCCCCCCTTGAGAAGAAAGTTGATCCAGGATGGGCCCTCCTGGAAACCCCAACCCCATCATTCTCGCCCCCTTATCTAAAGCCTCACCCGCAGCATCATCCCGTGTTTTTCCCAATAATTTATATATTCCAACTTTCTTTACCAAAAAAAGGTGGGTATGTCCCCCGGAAACAATTAAAGCAACGGTGGGAAATTTAATCTCGGGGTATTCAAAAAGGGGAGCAAAAAGATGGCCCTCCAGGTGATTAACCCCCAGTAAGGGAATATCCAAGGCATAGGCCAAGGCCTTTGCATAAGAGACCCCGACCAGTAATGCGCCAATTAATCCGGGCCCATATGTCACCGCTATCCCACGAATTTCCTTCCAACCCACCGATGCTTTTTTTACCGCCTTTATAACCAAATCATCCAGCACTTCTAAGTGCTGGCGGGAAGCCAATTCAGGGACAACCCCTCCGAAACGACCATGAACCCTTTCTTGGGATAAAAGAACATTGGATAAAATATCTTTTCCATCTCGGACGATTGCAACCGAGGTTTCATCACAGGAGGTTTCTATTGCCAAAATGGTCATTTTGCCCAATATGTGAAGGATCTGCTTTAAAGTTGTCTTAAATGGGCTTTGATCTTTTCGACCAGGCCTGACTGTTCTGGGGAGGCGGAGGAAAGAAAGTGTTCGTATTCTCTTTTGGCTTTATCCAAAAATCCTGCTTTTTCAAGAGATATGGCAAAATTTAGATGAGCATCCGAATAACCGGGGCGATGCTGAAGAGCCCGTTGATAAAGCCCTTGAGCCTTCTGAAATTCCCCCTTCTGGTCCAGCATTACGGCTAAATTATTTAGGGCTTCCGAATAATCAGATTTCAAACCTATGGCATTCTGGTAATGCTCCTTCGCCTTTTCCATTTCGCCTTGTTTTTTATAAATGAGTCCCAAACCATTGTGGGCCTCGGGAAAAAGGGGGTTTAAGGTTACCGCTTCTGAGAAATATTTTTCCGCCCCGCTCAGATTCCCTGAATTTAACATAACCACTCCTTTATCAAATAACACTTGATATTGGACATCACGTAAATTCTTGGAAACAGGAGAGGAAGGTAACATTGTTTGGTTTTTTTCCGTGGTCCGGGGGAGTGATGTTATTGAAACGGAGTTTGGAACCGGATGGTTGTCCCTTGATGTGAGATAGAGGATGGTGGTAACAGCCAATAAAATACAGGTAAGAAGGATTAACCCAAAAGAGAGTCTTCTCCCCCTAATAAACGGGGTTGGTTCAGTGAAGGAGCGATCTTTTATTTCGTTAAAAGGAAGGCGTGGCTCTGTTGTTTTCTGTGCCTTCTTGAGAGCCTCATGTATTATACTCATCTAGGTCCAATTAGACCTCAGCCAAGGCCTCTTCTTCGGTGAAGACAGGAATATTACCCTGAATTAAAACCTTAATTTTTTTATTGTCCTTAAAGCGGCCCTTAATTAACTCTTCGGAAAGAGGGTCCTCAATATTCTTTTGGATGGCTCGTCTCATGGGGCGGGCACCATAAGCTGGCTGGAATCCTTCATTCATCAACCAACTTTTCACCTCGTCTGAAACTTCCAATTGAATTCCTTTTTCGACAAGCCGCCGATTCAGGTCTTGGATTAGATTATCGATAATTTGAGAAAGGTGCTCTGGTTTTAAAGGATGGAAGACGACAATATCATCTACACGGTTTAGAAATTCGGGATTAAAAGTCCGCTTGAGCTCCCCGAGCACATCACCCTTCATACGTTGAAACCGTTCTCCCCCCTGTTCCTTTTGGAAACCTAAAGCCCCCCCCTTTTCAATTAATCTGGCTCCGATATTGGATGTCATAATGAGGATCGTGTTCCGGAAATCCACTTTCCTCCCCAAACTATCCGTTAGACAACCATCATCTAAAACCTGGAGGAGGACATTGAAAAGGTCGGGATGGGCTTTTTCAATTTCATCAAACAAAACGACAGAATAAGGCCTCCTTCTTACCTTTTCGGTAAGCTGCCCCCCTTCTTCATAACCCACATAACCTGGAGGGGCTCCCATTAACCTGGAACTGCTGAATTTTTCCATGTACTCAGACATATCAATGCGAATCAAGGCATCCTCATCATCAAATAAGAATTCAGCCAAAGCCCGGGCCAATTCGGTTTTTCCAACACCTGTAGGACCCAGGAAAATAAATGAACCAACGGGTCTTTTCTCGCCTTTTAACCCTGCACGGGAACGCCGAATTGCCCTTGAGACAGCCCCCACCGCTTCATCTTGGCCAATCAATCGGACATGGAGATTTTCCTCCATATTGATTAATTTTTTGGTTTCTTCCTCTTCCAACTTGTAAAGCGGAATCCCTGTCATTTTTGAAACAACATAGGCAATCTCTTCCTTCCCAATGGTGGGCTTCTGTTTTTCTTGGGTACTCTTCCATTCTTTCTTT
Protein-coding sequences here:
- a CDS encoding tetratricopeptide repeat protein, giving the protein MLNSGNLSGAEKYFSEAVTLNPLFPEAHNGLGLIYKKQGEMEKAKEHYQNAIGLKSDYSEALNNLAVMLDQKGEFQKAQGLYQRALQHRPGYSDAHLNFAISLEKAGFLDKAKREYEHFLSSASPEQSGLVEKIKAHLRQL
- the tsaD gene encoding tRNA (adenosine(37)-N6)-threonylcarbamoyltransferase complex transferase subunit TsaD, whose protein sequence is MTILAIETSCDETSVAIVRDGKDILSNVLLSQERVHGRFGGVVPELASRQHLEVLDDLVIKAVKKASVGWKEIRGIAVTYGPGLIGALLVGVSYAKALAYALDIPLLGVNHLEGHLFAPLFEYPEIKFPTVALIVSGGHTHLFLVKKVGIYKLLGKTRDDAAGEALDKGARMMGLGFPGGPILDQLSSQGGTPKIDFPRAYLGPDSLDFSFSGVKTALRDYLGKNVYSKEELENQLPDLASSFLQAVVDVLVEKGLQAAKRSGVSQIVVGGGVSANSLLRKQMFQKGSEERIDPFFPSPFLSTDNAGMVGLVGCYLFQKGIYSSFDLNPKANLSLSEENLAF